One window of Methanogenium organophilum genomic DNA carries:
- a CDS encoding deoxyribonuclease IV — MINIGCHVSIAGSLAQAITRAEERTCTTCQIFIRNPRGWKVKPLTEEDAAAFREAVQKSGITPVVAHMPYLPNPASPREEVWEKSVAAIATEVERCRMLGIPYLVTHLGSSLGSPLDEARERAITAIGKGVDASNGEVMILLENTAGTKNSIGTTFEEIAMIMEGVGRHGPVGICFDTCHAFAAGYDLRTPEATDAVVRNFDTAIGLSHLKVIHLNDTISELGGRRDRHEHIGIGNIGREGIRSVVSHPALRDLPFICETPVDERRDDRGNIACVRKIAGE; from the coding sequence ATGATCAATATCGGATGCCACGTCTCCATCGCCGGATCTCTTGCACAGGCAATCACCCGTGCAGAGGAACGGACCTGCACTACCTGTCAGATATTCATCCGAAACCCCCGTGGATGGAAGGTGAAACCCCTGACGGAAGAGGACGCAGCAGCCTTCCGCGAGGCCGTCCAAAAAAGCGGCATTACTCCTGTGGTGGCACACATGCCCTATCTCCCCAACCCTGCCTCACCCCGTGAGGAAGTCTGGGAAAAGTCAGTTGCGGCAATTGCCACAGAAGTGGAACGCTGCCGCATGCTGGGCATCCCCTATCTGGTTACCCACCTGGGCAGCAGTCTCGGGAGCCCCCTGGACGAGGCACGGGAACGGGCCATCACCGCCATCGGAAAGGGAGTGGACGCCTCAAACGGAGAGGTGATGATCCTCCTTGAAAATACGGCAGGGACAAAGAACAGCATCGGCACCACGTTTGAAGAGATTGCCATGATCATGGAAGGGGTGGGACGACACGGACCCGTCGGCATCTGTTTTGACACCTGCCACGCATTTGCGGCAGGCTATGACCTCCGGACACCGGAAGCAACGGACGCTGTCGTCCGAAATTTTGACACGGCGATTGGCCTCTCGCACCTGAAGGTCATCCACCTCAATGACACCATATCCGAACTAGGCGGGAGGCGTGACCGCCATGAACATATCGGCATCGGGAATATTGGCAGGGAAGGTATCCGCTCGGTGGTCAGCCACCCGGCGCTTCGTGACCTCCCCTTTATCTGTGAGACCCCCGTGGACGAGCGCCGGGATGACCGGGGGAATATTGCCTGCGTCCGGAAAATAGCAGGAGAATAG
- a CDS encoding isocitrate/isopropylmalate dehydrogenase family protein, with the protein MTAIAVVAGDGIGQEVVPVAQEVLALLHPEYEFYPVEIGYGKWKKTRTACTPDDITLLRGADAILFGAVTTPPAADYRSVVLQIRKELDLYANLRPVRGEGVDIMVVRENTEGLYSGIEWQEEDRASTLRVITRKGSERIARTACRIARERRNLLTIGNKANVIKSDAFFRDICIRTAEEEGVPYTTAFIDALTLDVLMHPGRYDVIVTTNIFGDILSDAAAYLVGGLGLLPSANIGDSHALFEPVHGSAPDIAGQGIANPVAAIRSAAMLLAHLGDTRGAALIDNALRLTAAKGITTPDTGGTASTREVGDAVCTAIRRLME; encoded by the coding sequence ATGACCGCGATTGCAGTTGTCGCCGGAGATGGCATCGGACAGGAAGTTGTACCTGTGGCACAGGAAGTCCTTGCACTCCTCCACCCGGAGTATGAATTTTATCCCGTGGAGATCGGCTACGGCAAATGGAAGAAGACTCGTACCGCGTGCACCCCAGATGACATCACCCTCCTGCGTGGAGCAGACGCTATCCTCTTCGGTGCTGTCACCACCCCTCCTGCAGCCGATTACCGCAGTGTCGTCCTGCAGATCCGAAAGGAACTGGACCTCTACGCAAACCTCCGCCCCGTCCGGGGAGAGGGAGTGGACATCATGGTTGTCCGGGAGAACACCGAAGGACTCTATTCCGGGATTGAATGGCAGGAGGAAGATCGGGCCAGCACCCTGCGGGTCATCACCCGGAAGGGAAGCGAGCGGATTGCACGTACCGCGTGCCGGATTGCACGGGAACGAAGAAACCTCCTTACCATCGGGAACAAGGCCAATGTCATCAAATCAGACGCATTCTTCCGTGACATCTGCATCCGGACCGCTGAAGAGGAGGGGGTTCCCTACACCACCGCGTTCATTGATGCCCTGACACTGGACGTCCTGATGCACCCCGGGCGCTATGATGTGATCGTTACCACGAACATCTTCGGTGATATCCTCTCTGATGCGGCCGCCTATCTGGTGGGGGGCCTTGGGTTGCTTCCCAGCGCAAACATCGGCGATTCCCATGCACTCTTTGAACCGGTCCACGGGAGTGCACCGGATATCGCCGGGCAGGGCATTGCAAACCCGGTGGCGGCCATCCGCTCGGCGGCAATGCTCCTCGCACACCTCGGGGACACGCGGGGGGCAGCCCTCATTGACAACGCCCTCCGCCTGACCGCAGCAAAAGGCATCACAACACCGGACACCGGCGGGACGGCATCCACCAGAGAAGTGGGCGACGCGGTATGTACCGCCATCCGCCGCCTGATGGAATAA
- a CDS encoding DUF7714 family protein, which produces MIFPDECKTVGSADEKPAGEKIYFLSRYLVRRTDSGHEVWAVEPEQGTTMLREIQSSHLIAGAADLCMYPEKVNLHNRTDLIRRALATGKRCTVFTGFDEHRTFVCDPSEEGIITIHVYDAEPPRPNLAHIIRSLEETGLFGECNVRFCYHITDIRKTDAEAYPCRAAGFSRTIDNDRLRGDETVAGCLTARQVLAECYGEDTAFSVIDICPANQVAREPFIARCCRSERTGTGIHNGYFGAVVHWGATPRTIADAVFAVCDGWQEQKTCQESEQK; this is translated from the coding sequence ATGATCTTCCCGGACGAGTGCAAGACCGTCGGATCGGCAGATGAGAAACCCGCCGGGGAGAAGATATACTTCCTCTCCCGCTACCTTGTCCGCCGCACGGATTCGGGCCATGAAGTCTGGGCGGTTGAACCGGAACAAGGCACGACAATGCTCCGGGAGATACAATCATCCCACCTCATCGCGGGCGCCGCGGATCTCTGCATGTACCCCGAAAAGGTGAACCTCCACAACCGCACCGACCTCATCCGGCGGGCACTCGCGACCGGAAAACGCTGTACGGTCTTCACGGGCTTCGATGAGCACCGGACCTTTGTCTGTGACCCGTCTGAGGAGGGGATCATCACCATCCACGTCTATGACGCAGAACCTCCCCGGCCGAATCTCGCCCATATCATCCGCAGTCTTGAAGAGACGGGTCTCTTCGGCGAGTGCAATGTGCGGTTCTGCTACCATATCACAGACATCCGCAAGACAGACGCGGAGGCTTATCCCTGCCGGGCGGCAGGGTTCTCCCGCACGATTGACAACGACCGTCTACGGGGCGATGAGACGGTCGCAGGCTGTCTGACCGCACGCCAGGTGCTTGCTGAATGTTATGGTGAGGACACTGCGTTCTCGGTCATCGACATCTGCCCTGCAAACCAGGTGGCGCGAGAACCATTCATCGCCCGCTGCTGCCGCTCAGAACGGACCGGTACCGGTATCCATAACGGATATTTCGGGGCAGTCGTCCACTGGGGGGCCACGCCCCGGACTATTGCTGACGCTGTCTTTGCCGTCTGTGATGGATGGCAGGAACAAAAGACATGCCAGGAGAGTGAACAGAAATGA
- a CDS encoding LeuD/DmdB family oxidoreductase small subunit, with protein MTLSGPAVCIGTDIDTDLVIAGRYLRTKDTSVWAEHVFEDLDPSLAHRLRGAVLVAGRNMGCGSSREQAPVAIREAGVVAVVAPSFARIFFRNAINVGLPVIECEGLTCHEGAAVTISLEEGWVEGDGVRHPVRPLSGRMQDILAAGGLVSYRRNK; from the coding sequence ATGACGCTCTCCGGCCCTGCCGTCTGCATCGGGACTGATATTGACACAGACCTTGTCATCGCCGGCCGCTATCTCCGGACAAAAGACACCTCGGTCTGGGCCGAACATGTCTTCGAAGATCTCGACCCGTCCCTTGCTCACCGGCTAAGGGGGGCAGTCCTCGTTGCCGGCAGGAATATGGGATGCGGCTCGTCACGTGAACAGGCCCCGGTCGCAATACGCGAAGCGGGCGTAGTTGCAGTCGTTGCCCCATCTTTTGCCCGGATCTTCTTCCGCAATGCGATCAATGTCGGTCTGCCGGTCATCGAATGTGAGGGACTCACCTGCCATGAGGGCGCGGCAGTAACTATCTCGCTGGAGGAAGGCTGGGTGGAGGGAGACGGTGTGCGCCATCCGGTCCGCCCTCTCTCCGGACGAATGCAGGACATTCTCGCGGCGGGCGGGCTCGTTTCATACCGGAGAAACAAATGA
- a CDS encoding tryptophan--tRNA ligase, translated as MQSEINPWSANQSIDTDKLFTEFGIEPIEPLLPEIRNAPAFMRRGIVIGHRDYRPIVDAMTGGTPFHVLTGFMPSGHPHLGHLMVMKEVAWHVQQGGNGYVAVADREAHAVRNISWDKCSEYGREYLTCLYALGYEGETYYQSTNNRLKDLAFEAAIKMNFSDLQAIYGFGQETALAHAMSVATQVADILFPQEDAGPAPTIVPVGIDQDPHIRLTRDVAHKLRFFTVEMRDGYVSVRSKNAPEEALAAVHKAFPKSKKYEGHVDIKGVDLSDVKTKVRAIEIEHGGYGFYSPSATYHYFMQGLQGGKMSSSVPESFIGFCDTEKAVKKKIMGALTGGRMTLEEQKRLGGEPDKCSVYLLNLFHMVEDDNELTEICRACKAGELMCGTCKKATYERVKEFLADFKERMDEAEHKVDER; from the coding sequence ATGCAGTCGGAGATTAACCCATGGTCTGCAAACCAGTCCATCGACACGGATAAACTCTTTACTGAGTTTGGTATCGAACCGATTGAGCCCCTGCTCCCGGAAATCAGGAACGCCCCTGCATTTATGCGGCGTGGCATTGTGATTGGGCATCGGGACTACCGCCCCATCGTTGATGCGATGACGGGTGGCACACCCTTCCATGTCCTGACCGGATTTATGCCGTCCGGGCACCCCCACCTTGGCCACCTGATGGTGATGAAGGAGGTTGCCTGGCACGTACAGCAGGGTGGAAACGGATATGTAGCAGTTGCGGACCGTGAGGCACATGCCGTTCGAAATATCTCATGGGACAAATGCAGTGAATATGGCAGGGAGTATCTCACCTGCCTCTACGCACTGGGGTATGAGGGAGAAACCTACTACCAGAGCACCAATAACCGCCTAAAGGATCTCGCCTTTGAAGCGGCAATAAAAATGAACTTCTCGGACCTGCAGGCAATCTACGGGTTTGGTCAGGAGACCGCCCTCGCTCATGCGATGAGTGTCGCAACACAGGTCGCAGATATCCTCTTCCCACAGGAAGATGCAGGCCCGGCACCCACCATTGTCCCGGTGGGTATCGACCAGGACCCGCATATCCGCCTCACCCGTGACGTCGCACACAAACTCCGCTTCTTCACGGTTGAGATGCGGGACGGATACGTTAGTGTGCGCTCCAAAAACGCACCTGAGGAGGCACTCGCCGCGGTGCACAAGGCATTCCCGAAGTCAAAGAAATACGAAGGGCATGTGGATATCAAAGGTGTGGACCTGAGTGATGTAAAAACAAAAGTCCGGGCGATTGAGATTGAACACGGTGGATACGGATTTTATTCCCCCTCTGCAACATACCACTACTTTATGCAGGGGCTGCAGGGCGGAAAGATGTCGTCGAGTGTCCCGGAGAGCTTTATCGGGTTCTGTGACACAGAAAAAGCGGTTAAAAAGAAGATCATGGGTGCCCTCACCGGCGGCAGGATGACCCTCGAGGAACAGAAACGGCTCGGCGGAGAACCGGATAAGTGCTCGGTCTATCTCCTCAACCTCTTCCATATGGTGGAGGACGACAACGAACTCACCGAGATCTGCCGTGCCTGTAAGGCGGGTGAACTGATGTGCGGCACCTGCAAGAAGGCGACCTACGAACGGGTCAAAGAATTCCTTGCAGACTTTAAAGAGCGGATGGATGAAGCGGAACACAAGGTGGATGAGAGATAA
- the endA gene encoding tRNA-intron lyase: MKARRDGTTVVLGKDGHALYDQSGYGRKTEGGLTLSPEEALYLVLKKKITVIDETFESLITEFSSRSGFMRRFLVYRDMRERGYVILPGPQDFRVFRRGERPGTGRTNYLIRVLSERDLITFRDLSDEVASAVHMRKQFVLAAVDDEGELTYYDVKADVLKESGAAPDIPPVTAIRAGNSVITQDVAAFPDPLWFGTKLDKTRLMLSPMETLYLLERGLLTIDGDANGAAIREDIPKEDAEWKEKYQVYAYLRNLGHVPRTAYKFGHHFRVYSGEKKHSELLAHAIPADASMPMSVISRSVRLSHSVRKKMLFACAEQNGIEFIEFARIKL; this comes from the coding sequence GTGAAGGCGAGACGGGACGGCACCACGGTGGTGCTCGGAAAGGACGGACATGCCCTGTATGACCAGAGCGGGTATGGCCGGAAGACGGAGGGCGGCCTCACCCTGTCACCGGAAGAGGCCCTGTATCTGGTCTTAAAAAAGAAGATCACGGTTATTGATGAGACATTTGAGTCACTCATTACAGAATTTTCATCCCGGTCCGGATTTATGCGGCGGTTTCTGGTGTACCGTGACATGCGGGAGCGGGGATATGTCATCCTGCCCGGCCCCCAGGACTTCCGGGTATTCCGGCGGGGTGAGAGGCCTGGCACCGGACGGACGAACTATCTCATCCGGGTCCTCTCGGAGCGGGACCTCATCACCTTCCGTGACCTCTCCGACGAGGTGGCGTCAGCGGTGCATATGCGCAAACAGTTTGTCCTCGCCGCTGTTGATGACGAAGGTGAACTCACCTACTACGATGTAAAGGCGGATGTCCTCAAAGAGTCAGGGGCTGCACCGGACATCCCGCCCGTCACCGCAATACGTGCCGGAAATTCCGTTATCACACAGGATGTCGCGGCATTCCCCGACCCCTTGTGGTTCGGGACAAAACTTGACAAAACACGCCTGATGCTATCTCCCATGGAGACACTCTATCTCCTTGAACGGGGTCTCCTTACCATTGACGGGGATGCAAACGGGGCAGCCATCCGCGAGGACATCCCAAAAGAGGATGCCGAATGGAAGGAGAAATATCAGGTATATGCATACCTGCGCAACCTCGGGCATGTCCCCCGAACTGCATATAAATTCGGCCATCACTTCCGGGTCTATTCAGGAGAGAAAAAACACTCAGAACTCCTGGCCCACGCCATCCCTGCTGACGCGTCCATGCCTATGAGTGTGATTTCACGTTCTGTCCGGCTGTCGCACAGTGTGCGCAAGAAGATGCTTTTTGCATGTGCCGAACAAAATGGTATTGAATTCATTGAATTTGCACGAATCAAATTGTGA
- the pheS gene encoding phenylalanine--tRNA ligase subunit alpha: MAELTYNEKRLMVVLNTIKEATPDVIAGELNTTAEAVVQFAHLCAEKGIATLERDITVSYALTTEGQQYVTFGLPERQVYASFQDEISMKDMQAHPLARIAIGWMKKKGWVTIEKGIVKKTGEAPEGADEVALREPDASREGILELVKRGLAEETETITYRIAITENGKALVEEGLDLREEIGTLTREQILSGDWKEQNLRRYSVDKLPKRIIPGKIHPYQRLINEMRNVLLEMGFVEIYGEVVQSSFWNFDALFQPQDHPAREMQDTFFLDGSSPLPENWERVRDIHEHGGTTSSAGWGGTWNPAKAQTNVLRTHTTGLSIQYLKDHPDEPVKAFCIGRVYRREAIDPTHTPEFEQLEGIVMDKDVSFRHLMGFLKEFYGRMGFENVRFRPAYFPYTEPSVEPEVYVDGLGWVELGGAGIFREEVTDPWGVTYPVLAWGLGVSRVAMLKMGLRDLRQLYRSDVDWIRDTPMMQGGRD; this comes from the coding sequence ATGGCTGAACTTACCTATAACGAAAAACGCCTGATGGTGGTCTTAAACACAATAAAGGAGGCCACCCCGGACGTCATAGCTGGCGAACTGAACACAACTGCAGAAGCCGTGGTACAGTTTGCCCATCTCTGCGCAGAAAAAGGCATTGCCACCCTTGAACGAGACATCACGGTCAGTTACGCACTCACAACAGAGGGACAGCAATATGTCACCTTCGGCCTGCCCGAACGGCAGGTCTACGCCTCATTCCAGGACGAAATCAGCATGAAGGACATGCAGGCGCACCCCCTTGCCCGGATCGCCATCGGCTGGATGAAGAAGAAGGGCTGGGTTACCATCGAAAAGGGTATCGTTAAAAAGACCGGAGAGGCACCGGAAGGTGCTGATGAAGTGGCACTCCGCGAGCCTGATGCAAGCAGGGAAGGTATCCTTGAACTCGTCAAACGCGGTCTTGCAGAAGAGACTGAGACAATCACCTACCGGATTGCAATCACGGAAAACGGGAAGGCGCTTGTCGAAGAGGGCCTTGATCTGAGAGAAGAGATTGGTACCCTCACCCGTGAACAGATCCTCTCCGGGGACTGGAAGGAACAAAACCTCCGGCGCTACAGCGTGGACAAACTGCCCAAACGCATCATCCCCGGCAAAATACACCCCTACCAGCGGCTCATAAACGAGATGCGCAATGTGCTTCTTGAGATGGGATTTGTTGAAATATACGGTGAAGTGGTGCAGAGTTCATTCTGGAACTTTGACGCGCTCTTCCAGCCGCAGGACCATCCGGCGCGGGAGATGCAGGACACCTTCTTTTTGGATGGCTCCTCTCCCCTGCCGGAGAACTGGGAGCGGGTCCGCGACATCCACGAACACGGCGGCACCACCTCGTCTGCCGGATGGGGGGGCACATGGAATCCTGCGAAGGCACAGACCAATGTGCTGCGGACGCATACGACCGGACTCTCCATCCAGTATCTGAAGGACCATCCCGACGAACCGGTGAAGGCCTTCTGCATCGGCAGGGTCTACCGGCGTGAAGCAATCGACCCCACCCATACCCCGGAGTTCGAACAGCTCGAAGGGATTGTAATGGACAAAGATGTCTCATTCCGCCACCTCATGGGATTTTTAAAGGAGTTCTACGGGAGAATGGGATTCGAGAACGTGCGGTTCCGCCCGGCCTACTTCCCCTATACCGAACCCTCGGTCGAACCGGAAGTCTACGTGGACGGTCTCGGCTGGGTTGAACTCGGCGGGGCAGGCATCTTCCGCGAGGAGGTTACCGACCCGTGGGGTGTCACCTACCCGGTGCTTGCCTGGGGACTCGGCGTATCCCGTGTTGCGATGCTGAAGATGGGGCTGCGTGACCTGCGTCAGCTCTACCGCAGTGACGTGGACTGGATTCGTGATACGCCCATGATGCAGGGAGGGAGAGACTAA